One window from the genome of Pseudomonas sp. L5B5 encodes:
- a CDS encoding HlyC/CorC family transporter produces the protein MSEDRSSNGQKSWLGKLTQAFAHEPKNRQELLELLREAHQNKLLDSEALAIVEGAIQVADLQVRDIMVPRSQMISIKATQTPREFLPAVIDSAHSRYPVIGESHDDVMGVLLAKDLLPLILKENGDSFNVKDLLRPATFVPESKRLNVLLREFRANHNHMAIVIDEYGGVAGLVTIEDVLEQIVGDIEDEHDVEEDSYIKPLPSGDFLIKALTPIENFNEFFDSAFSDDEFDTVGGLVMSAFGHLPKRNEITEIGAYRFRVLNADSRRIHLLRLTPVSR, from the coding sequence ATGAGCGAAGATCGATCGAGCAACGGGCAAAAGTCATGGCTGGGCAAACTGACCCAGGCTTTTGCCCATGAGCCGAAAAACCGCCAGGAGCTGCTGGAGCTGCTGCGCGAAGCCCATCAGAACAAATTGCTGGACAGCGAAGCGCTGGCCATCGTCGAAGGCGCCATCCAGGTGGCTGACCTGCAAGTCCGGGACATCATGGTTCCGCGCTCGCAGATGATCAGCATCAAGGCGACCCAGACCCCTCGGGAGTTCCTGCCCGCGGTCATCGACTCTGCGCACTCGCGCTACCCGGTGATCGGCGAAAGCCACGACGACGTGATGGGCGTCCTCCTGGCCAAGGACCTGCTGCCCCTGATCCTCAAGGAGAACGGCGACAGCTTCAACGTCAAGGACCTGCTGCGGCCGGCCACCTTCGTACCGGAATCCAAGCGCCTGAATGTGCTGCTGCGCGAGTTTCGCGCCAACCACAACCACATGGCCATCGTCATTGACGAGTACGGCGGCGTGGCGGGCCTGGTGACCATCGAGGATGTGCTGGAGCAAATCGTCGGCGACATCGAGGACGAGCACGACGTCGAGGAAGACAGCTACATCAAGCCGCTACCCAGCGGCGACTTCCTGATCAAGGCCCTGACGCCGATCGAGAACTTCAACGAGTTTTTCGACAGCGCTTTCTCCGATGACGAGTTCGACACCGTGGGCGGCCTGGTGATGAGCGCCTTTGGCCACTTGCCAAAACGCAACGAAATCACTGAAATCGGCGCCTATCGCTTCCGCGTGCTCAATGCCGACAGCCGGCGGATCCATCTGCTGCGCTTGACTCCCGTCTCTCGCTGA
- the ybeY gene encoding rRNA maturation RNase YbeY — protein sequence MLELDLQRASQQPAPSDEQFRQWCELALRQRTADSELTIRLVDEDEGRELNHTWRHKDYATNVLSFPADVPDELLDIPLLGDLVICIPVVEREAAEQGKELEAHWAHLVIHGCLHLLGYDHIDDDEAEEMEALERTLLAELGHPDPYADDEN from the coding sequence ATGCTTGAGCTTGACCTGCAACGCGCCAGCCAACAGCCGGCCCCCAGCGATGAACAGTTCCGCCAATGGTGCGAGCTGGCCCTGCGCCAGCGCACTGCCGATTCGGAACTGACCATCCGCCTGGTGGACGAAGACGAAGGCCGCGAGCTGAATCACACCTGGCGTCACAAGGATTACGCAACCAATGTGTTGTCATTTCCTGCCGACGTACCGGATGAACTGCTGGATATCCCCCTGCTGGGGGATCTGGTGATCTGCATTCCGGTGGTCGAGCGCGAGGCCGCCGAACAAGGCAAGGAACTTGAGGCCCACTGGGCCCATCTGGTGATCCACGGCTGCTTGCATCTGTTGGGCTACGACCATATAGATGACGACGAAGCCGAGGAAATGGAAGCACTGGAACGAACGTTGCTTGCAGAACTGGGTCATCCCGACCCTTATGCAGACGACGAAAACTGA